One window of the Thermodesulfomicrobium sp. WS genome contains the following:
- a CDS encoding phosphoribosylanthranilate isomerase: protein MIVKVCGLAREEDVRLCQTLGVDMVGFIFHPQSPRQVDPAWVGSIATSCRKVGVFTVQDTATIARMAAEARLDMLQLHGPYPPASGDALGPERVIAVLWPEGFSTPQAFLGAAASWQGHCRFLLLDAGRCGGGHGRALRLPWTLPALPLPWILAGGLGPETIAAACALRPDGVDLNSGVEARPGVKDAAKLRQTLNHLRGCP from the coding sequence ATGATCGTCAAAGTCTGTGGACTTGCCCGCGAGGAAGATGTGCGCCTGTGCCAGACACTTGGGGTGGACATGGTGGGATTTATCTTCCATCCCCAAAGCCCGCGGCAGGTGGACCCGGCCTGGGTGGGGAGCATTGCCACCTCCTGCCGCAAGGTCGGGGTGTTCACGGTGCAGGATACCGCCACCATCGCCCGCATGGCGGCCGAGGCGCGGCTCGATATGCTCCAGCTCCATGGCCCATACCCGCCTGCGAGTGGAGACGCCCTCGGCCCGGAGCGCGTCATCGCCGTGCTCTGGCCGGAAGGCTTTTCCACGCCGCAGGCATTCCTCGGCGCGGCCGCCTCCTGGCAGGGGCATTGCCGCTTCCTGCTCCTCGATGCCGGGCGCTGCGGCGGTGGCCACGGCCGGGCCTTGCGGCTCCCCTGGACGCTCCCCGCCCTTCCTCTCCCCTGGATCCTGGCCGGCGGCCTTGGCCCGGAGACCATCGCCGCCGCGTGCGCCCTCCGCCCAGACGGGGTGGACCTCAACTCCGGGGTGGAGGCCCGTCCCGGCGTCAAGGACGCCGCCAAACTCCGTCAGACCCTCAACCACCTGCGAGGTTGTCCATGA
- the trpB gene encoding tryptophan synthase subunit beta yields MILPRHFGPFGGRYVPEMLIPALDQLEAAFVQAHSDPAFHAEFQRLLTCYCGRPTPLYPAENLTRHLGGCQVFLKLESLNHTGAHKITNALGQALLARRMGKTRLIAETGAGQHGLATATVAARCGMQCTVFMGEVDVARQYPNVFAMRLLGADVVPVADGTRTLKDAVNAALKDWIQHLDSTHYVLGSALGPHPYPTVVREFQSVIGREVAAQLETQTGRRPGHLVACVGGGSNSMGLFAPFLGDPSVRLYGAEAGGRGPNPGDHAARLQGQPKAGIVQGYKSYFLQDDHGQVQGTHSISAGLDYAGIGPELAWLFDQGRVAFTPIPDAEALAAYQLLARLEGIIPALESSHAVALAMRLAPSLPPEDIMVVNISGRGDKDLFITARALDAERWISFLQSEVERDQ; encoded by the coding sequence ATGATTCTTCCCCGTCATTTCGGCCCCTTTGGCGGCCGCTACGTGCCGGAGATGCTCATCCCGGCCCTGGACCAACTGGAAGCCGCCTTTGTGCAGGCGCACAGCGACCCGGCATTTCACGCCGAATTCCAGCGCTTGCTGACCTGCTACTGCGGCCGGCCCACGCCGCTCTACCCGGCGGAAAACCTCACCCGACACCTGGGCGGCTGCCAGGTGTTCCTGAAGCTGGAGAGCCTCAACCACACCGGCGCGCACAAGATCACCAACGCCCTCGGCCAAGCCCTGCTTGCCCGACGCATGGGCAAGACCCGGCTCATCGCCGAGACCGGGGCCGGCCAGCACGGCCTGGCCACAGCCACGGTGGCTGCCCGCTGCGGCATGCAGTGCACGGTGTTCATGGGCGAGGTGGACGTGGCCCGCCAATATCCCAATGTCTTTGCCATGCGCCTTTTGGGGGCCGACGTCGTCCCCGTGGCCGACGGCACCCGCACCCTCAAGGACGCGGTCAACGCCGCCCTCAAGGATTGGATCCAGCATCTGGACTCCACCCACTACGTGCTGGGGTCCGCCCTGGGGCCGCATCCGTATCCCACCGTGGTGCGGGAGTTCCAATCGGTCATCGGTCGGGAGGTGGCGGCGCAACTGGAAACCCAGACCGGCCGGCGGCCAGGTCACCTGGTGGCCTGCGTGGGCGGCGGGTCCAACTCCATGGGGCTCTTCGCCCCCTTCCTTGGAGATCCCAGCGTGCGCCTCTACGGCGCCGAGGCCGGCGGCCGGGGCCCCAACCCCGGGGACCACGCAGCCCGGCTCCAGGGGCAGCCCAAGGCCGGCATCGTCCAAGGGTACAAGAGCTACTTCCTCCAGGACGACCACGGCCAGGTGCAGGGCACCCACTCCATCTCCGCCGGGCTCGACTACGCCGGCATCGGGCCCGAGCTCGCCTGGCTCTTTGACCAGGGCCGGGTAGCCTTCACCCCCATCCCGGATGCCGAGGCCCTGGCCGCCTACCAGCTGCTGGCACGCCTCGAGGGCATCATCCCGGCGCTGGAATCCTCCCACGCCGTGGCTCTGGCCATGCGTCTGGCCCCGAGCCTGCCCCCGGAGGACATCATGGTGGTCAATATCTCCGGCCGCGGCGACAAAGACCTCTTCATCACCGCCCGCGCCCTGGACGCCGAACGGTGGATTTCCTTTCTGCAAAGCGAGGTGGAACGTGACCAATAA
- the trpA gene encoding tryptophan synthase subunit alpha — protein sequence MTNKLDAVLAAAHGHIQLMTHVVAGYPDLDTGLRLVRAMAACGVRIIEIQIPFTDPLADGPTIMAANQAALDAGMTPEDALAWAGAVAAALPEVAVLVMTYANVPYAMGMEEFLRRCAARNIQGVIIPDLPVDEPEGDYAAMARRLGLHPVMVISPDTPEKRLELLLPQASGLLYTTLKVGITGASSDLCPEALAYLQSLGRRTHLPIAAGFGISQPRHVAALAGRAQVAVVGSHVLSLLNHGGIPAVEAFLRACMA from the coding sequence GTGACCAATAAACTCGATGCCGTGCTGGCGGCGGCCCACGGGCATATCCAACTCATGACCCACGTGGTGGCCGGATACCCGGATCTGGACACCGGACTGCGCCTGGTGCGTGCCATGGCGGCCTGCGGGGTGCGCATCATCGAGATCCAAATCCCCTTCACCGACCCTTTGGCCGACGGCCCCACCATCATGGCCGCCAACCAGGCGGCCCTGGATGCAGGCATGACCCCGGAGGACGCCCTGGCCTGGGCAGGAGCGGTGGCGGCGGCCCTCCCCGAGGTGGCCGTGCTCGTCATGACGTATGCCAACGTGCCCTATGCCATGGGCATGGAGGAGTTTCTGCGGCGCTGCGCGGCGAGAAACATCCAGGGAGTCATCATCCCGGATTTACCGGTGGACGAGCCCGAAGGCGACTACGCCGCCATGGCGCGGCGCCTGGGCCTCCATCCCGTCATGGTGATCTCCCCGGACACCCCGGAAAAACGTCTCGAGCTCCTGCTCCCCCAGGCATCCGGGCTCCTCTACACCACCCTCAAGGTGGGCATCACCGGCGCAAGTTCCGACCTCTGCCCCGAAGCCCTCGCCTATCTCCAGAGCCTTGGCCGCCGCACGCACCTCCCCATTGCCGCGGGCTTCGGCATCAGTCAGCCCCGGCATGTGGCAGCCCTGGCGGGACGCGCCCAGGTGGCGGTGGTGGGAAGCCACGTGCTCAGCCTCCTGAACCACGGCGGCATCCCGGCTGTGGAGGCGTTTTTGCGCGCCTGCATGGCATGA
- a CDS encoding GNAT family N-acetyltransferase produces MLERLQGPEIGALIEALGRFRITIFREYPYLYDGSMEYEREYLSRYAASTSSVVLFSRDAHGLVAAATGIALAEETSCFIQPFCADPSEYFYIGEVMVRADCRRQGWGSRLLAAMLDAARAQGFAKACLYTVRRDPGHPAKPSGYWSADALWERFGFAKVPGCETPCPWKEIGEAEETEKPMEVWTLDL; encoded by the coding sequence ATGCTCGAACGATTGCAGGGGCCCGAGATTGGCGCGTTGATCGAAGCGTTGGGGCGTTTTCGGATCACCATCTTTCGGGAGTATCCGTATTTGTACGACGGCTCCATGGAATACGAGCGGGAGTACCTCTCCCGGTATGCTGCAAGCACCTCCAGCGTGGTGCTGTTTTCCCGCGATGCCCACGGGCTGGTGGCCGCGGCGACAGGGATCGCGCTGGCCGAGGAGACCTCGTGCTTCATCCAGCCCTTTTGTGCGGATCCGTCCGAATACTTCTACATCGGCGAGGTCATGGTCCGGGCCGATTGCCGCAGGCAGGGATGGGGTAGCCGCTTGCTTGCCGCCATGCTGGATGCGGCGCGGGCCCAGGGGTTTGCCAAGGCGTGTCTGTACACCGTACGCCGGGACCCTGGGCATCCGGCCAAGCCCAGCGGGTACTGGTCTGCGGATGCGTTGTGGGAGCGCTTCGGCTTTGCCAAGGTCCCCGGATGCGAGACCCCATGCCCCTGGAAGGAGATCGGCGAGGCCGAGGAGACGGAAAAACCCATGGAAGTGTGGACCTTGGATCTGTGA
- a CDS encoding glutamine synthetase family protein → MLKCKNSDDVIRAVREHGLELVELWFVDVLGGLKSFQVLPDELEIALEDGMGFDGSALEGFCRIEESDMLAKPDPTTFQLVTWRTGEPATGRMFCQILHPDGRPFDGDSRACLHRVLQRAARRGYTLYVGPELEFFLFPNAQAPLPTDPGGYFDAPPHDLGTPVRRAVIAGLRAMGIDVEYAHHEVAPGQHEISLRYAEALRMADAAVTYRAVVKDVARQHGLYATFMPKPIATINGSGMHVHQSLFKNGRNVLHDPSAPYGLSREGRAYVAGLLRYAPEFTAITNQWVNSYKRLIPGFEAPVSVVWACRNRSALVRIPQYKPSQENAFRVELRSPDPACNPYLAFACILAAGLKGMEENLPLPAPVEEDVSALSEAQRRERGIATLPGSLESALAAMEASTLVRETLGEHIFAKFLQNKKAEWELFRAHVTDFERERYLSRL, encoded by the coding sequence ATGCTCAAATGCAAAAATTCCGACGACGTGATCCGCGCGGTGCGCGAACACGGCCTCGAGTTGGTGGAGCTCTGGTTCGTGGACGTCCTTGGCGGGCTCAAAAGCTTTCAGGTGCTGCCCGATGAGCTGGAAATCGCCCTGGAAGACGGCATGGGATTTGACGGCTCGGCCTTGGAAGGCTTTTGCCGCATCGAGGAAAGCGACATGCTCGCCAAGCCGGACCCCACGACCTTCCAGCTGGTCACCTGGCGGACCGGGGAACCTGCCACCGGCCGCATGTTCTGCCAGATCCTCCACCCCGATGGCCGCCCCTTCGACGGTGACAGTCGCGCCTGCCTGCATCGGGTGCTGCAGCGTGCCGCCCGGCGGGGATACACCCTGTACGTGGGCCCGGAATTGGAATTCTTCCTCTTTCCCAACGCCCAGGCCCCGCTCCCCACAGATCCCGGCGGATATTTCGACGCCCCGCCCCATGATCTGGGGACGCCGGTGCGCCGGGCCGTCATCGCCGGGCTGCGCGCCATGGGTATCGACGTGGAATACGCCCACCACGAGGTCGCTCCAGGCCAGCATGAAATCTCCCTGCGCTACGCCGAGGCGCTGCGCATGGCGGACGCTGCCGTCACCTACCGCGCCGTGGTCAAGGACGTGGCCCGACAGCACGGCCTCTACGCCACCTTCATGCCCAAGCCCATTGCCACCATCAACGGCAGCGGCATGCACGTCCACCAGTCGCTGTTCAAAAACGGCCGCAACGTGCTGCATGACCCAAGCGCCCCGTACGGCTTGAGCCGCGAAGGCCGCGCCTACGTGGCCGGACTGTTGCGCTACGCACCGGAATTCACCGCCATCACCAACCAATGGGTCAACTCGTACAAACGGCTCATCCCGGGCTTCGAGGCACCGGTATCGGTGGTGTGGGCCTGCCGCAACCGCTCGGCGCTGGTGCGCATCCCGCAGTACAAACCCAGCCAGGAGAACGCCTTCCGCGTGGAGCTACGCTCCCCAGACCCGGCCTGCAACCCCTACCTCGCCTTTGCCTGTATCCTCGCCGCAGGGCTCAAAGGCATGGAGGAAAACCTCCCCCTGCCGGCCCCTGTGGAAGAAGACGTCAGCGCCCTCTCGGAAGCCCAACGCCGGGAGCGCGGCATCGCCACCCTGCCCGGCAGCCTGGAAAGCGCCCTTGCAGCCATGGAGGCGAGCACGCTCGTCCGGGAGACGTTGGGAGAACACATCTTCGCCAAATTCCTCCAAAACAAGAAAGCAGAATGGGAACTGTTCCGCGCTCATGTCACCGACTTCGAGCGCGAGCGCTACCTTTCCCGGCTGTAG
- a CDS encoding flagellar basal body rod C-terminal domain-containing protein, which produces METNLSALSAFGISQAVTANDVANMNTPGYRAKEARLESGPDDQGVRVAEIREDTSSGPLVPGPENSLVEGSTVDLATEMVQMVRDEVAYAANAAAIRTQADMTGVLLDTRI; this is translated from the coding sequence ATGGAGACGAATCTCAGCGCCCTTTCCGCCTTCGGCATCTCGCAGGCAGTCACGGCCAATGATGTGGCCAACATGAATACCCCTGGCTACCGGGCCAAAGAGGCCCGACTGGAAAGCGGGCCAGACGATCAGGGCGTGCGCGTGGCGGAAATCCGCGAGGATACCTCCTCCGGGCCGCTCGTCCCTGGGCCGGAAAACAGCCTTGTGGAGGGGTCCACCGTGGATTTGGCCACGGAGATGGTGCAGATGGTGCGCGACGAGGTGGCGTACGCCGCCAACGCCGCGGCCATCCGCACCCAGGCGGACATGACTGGGGTGCTCCTCGACACCCGCATCTAA
- the hslO gene encoding Hsp33 family molecular chaperone HslO has translation MPDHLTRALVPSANLRAVACITTDTVAEACRRHQPAPTAAVALGRALTAGVLLGALLKGRQRLALKFEGSGPLEKIVVQADAHGGVHGYVAHPDVDLPLRHDRFDVAGALGAGVLTVTKDLLLKTPYQGVVHLVSAEIGEDVAYYLTESEQIPSAVGVTTIPDAQGGVMVAGGFLIQSLPPANMDAIDAVLQRIQTIPPLGRILQDAPSAQGLLERIFHGMDMEILDTSPVAFRCSCSEQRIAQALKTLGRDALLRLAADEETIAIRCEFCGEEHRFSAHQLRELVHQLPQHPHPESEPPAA, from the coding sequence ATGCCCGACCATCTAACGCGCGCCCTCGTCCCTTCCGCCAATCTCCGCGCCGTGGCGTGCATCACCACCGATACCGTGGCCGAGGCCTGCCGCCGCCACCAGCCCGCACCCACGGCGGCCGTGGCCCTCGGCCGGGCGCTCACCGCCGGGGTGCTGCTCGGGGCCTTGCTCAAAGGCCGGCAGCGTCTTGCCCTCAAATTCGAAGGCAGCGGCCCGCTGGAAAAGATTGTGGTGCAGGCCGACGCCCACGGCGGGGTGCATGGCTACGTGGCCCATCCGGACGTGGACCTGCCGCTTCGCCACGACCGTTTCGACGTCGCCGGGGCCTTGGGGGCCGGGGTGCTCACGGTCACCAAGGATCTCCTCCTCAAGACCCCCTATCAGGGCGTGGTGCATTTGGTCTCGGCAGAGATCGGCGAGGACGTGGCCTACTACCTTACCGAATCCGAGCAAATCCCCTCGGCAGTGGGCGTGACCACCATCCCGGACGCCCAGGGGGGCGTCATGGTAGCAGGCGGATTTCTCATCCAAAGTCTTCCGCCAGCCAACATGGACGCCATCGACGCAGTCCTGCAGCGCATCCAAACCATACCGCCCCTTGGCCGGATCTTGCAGGACGCGCCGTCCGCCCAAGGGCTCTTGGAGCGCATCTTCCACGGCATGGACATGGAAATCCTCGACACATCCCCGGTGGCCTTCCGCTGCAGCTGCTCCGAGCAACGCATCGCCCAAGCCCTGAAGACGTTGGGGCGCGACGCGCTCTTGCGCCTTGCCGCGGACGAAGAGACCATCGCCATCCGCTGCGAGTTCTGCGGCGAAGAACATCGCTTTTCCGCGCACCAACTCCGCGAGCTCGTGCACCAACTCCCCCAACACCCGCATCCGGAAAGCGAGCCCCCTGCCGCATGA
- the sfsA gene encoding DNA/RNA nuclease SfsA — translation MTFLSSPHPLVPAQFVRREKRFLIHCVVDGQPAMAHTNNSGSMRGLLRPGMPILLSQATTSGRKLPYTLELVCPETVWIGVNTATPGRVLRQAVQENAIPELIGFSQLHAEVRHGQSRLDFVLDGPAGRIWVETKNVTLAEGGVACFPDAVTIRGTKHVEELAAMAKAGANTAIFFGIQRTDCTAFGPAAHIDPAFTRAFVAALRAGVRMLPYVLEPSPTGIRLHHRLPLVLPGEWICPTI, via the coding sequence ATGACGTTTCTTTCCTCTCCCCATCCCCTGGTCCCGGCCCAATTTGTCCGTCGGGAAAAGCGCTTTCTCATCCATTGCGTGGTGGATGGGCAACCTGCCATGGCACACACCAACAATTCCGGCTCCATGCGCGGACTGCTGCGTCCCGGGATGCCCATCCTCCTCTCCCAAGCCACCACGTCCGGCCGCAAGCTCCCCTATACCCTGGAGCTGGTCTGCCCGGAGACGGTGTGGATCGGCGTCAACACCGCCACACCAGGACGCGTGCTGCGCCAAGCAGTGCAGGAAAACGCCATCCCGGAGCTCATCGGATTTTCGCAACTGCACGCAGAGGTGCGCCACGGCCAAAGCCGGTTGGACTTCGTCCTCGACGGCCCAGCTGGTCGCATCTGGGTGGAGACCAAAAACGTCACCCTGGCCGAAGGCGGGGTGGCCTGCTTTCCCGATGCGGTCACCATCCGCGGCACCAAGCATGTGGAAGAACTTGCCGCCATGGCCAAGGCAGGGGCCAACACCGCAATTTTCTTTGGTATCCAGCGCACGGACTGCACGGCCTTTGGCCCTGCCGCCCATATCGATCCCGCCTTTACCCGGGCCTTTGTGGCGGCGCTCCGCGCTGGCGTGCGCATGCTCCCGTACGTTTTGGAGCCATCCCCAACCGGCATCCGCCTGCACCACCGCCTTCCCCTTGTCCTTCCTGGAGAATGGATATGCCCGACCATCTAA
- a CDS encoding sigma-54 dependent transcriptional regulator, producing MAFDTSGILGASPALQGVFRVLSKVAPTDSTVLVTGESGTGKELLVRALHRNSPRRDKPFVPINCGAIPKDLLESELFGHEKGAFTHAIRTKVGRFELAEGGTVFLDEIGEMDLALQVKILRVLQEKEFERVGGTKTLHADVRVVAATNRDLEEEVRQGRFREDLYYRLNVIPIHLPPLRERGDDILLLAEHFLQRFCQRQKRPPLPLSPEARAALLAYSWPGNVRELENFMERLTILCEGEQICLRDLPAKILQEVGYAPPLPEPAPAPGGFRWPTLADLESLGMGLKEFLDTAEARLVDEALAQSDGVKNRAAELLGIKRTTLIEKLKKRE from the coding sequence ATGGCATTCGACACATCTGGGATACTGGGCGCGAGCCCGGCGTTGCAAGGGGTTTTCCGGGTCCTCTCCAAGGTGGCGCCCACGGACTCCACGGTGCTCGTAACCGGCGAGTCCGGCACGGGCAAGGAACTCTTGGTGCGTGCGCTGCATCGCAATAGCCCCCGCCGGGACAAACCGTTCGTGCCCATCAATTGCGGGGCCATCCCCAAGGACCTTCTGGAAAGCGAGCTCTTCGGCCATGAGAAGGGGGCCTTTACCCATGCCATCCGCACCAAGGTGGGACGCTTTGAACTCGCGGAAGGCGGGACAGTGTTTCTCGACGAAATCGGCGAGATGGACCTTGCCCTGCAAGTGAAGATCCTGCGCGTCCTGCAGGAAAAAGAATTCGAGCGCGTCGGCGGCACCAAGACCCTGCACGCCGACGTGCGCGTGGTGGCGGCGACCAACCGCGACCTGGAAGAAGAAGTCCGTCAGGGCCGCTTTCGCGAGGACCTCTACTACCGGCTCAACGTCATCCCCATCCATTTGCCGCCGCTGCGCGAACGCGGGGACGACATCCTGCTCCTGGCCGAACACTTTCTCCAGCGCTTCTGCCAGCGCCAAAAGCGGCCGCCGCTGCCGCTCTCCCCGGAGGCCCGCGCCGCCCTGCTGGCCTATTCCTGGCCGGGCAACGTGCGCGAGCTCGAGAACTTCATGGAGCGCCTGACCATCCTCTGCGAGGGGGAGCAAATCTGCCTTCGGGATTTGCCCGCCAAGATCTTGCAGGAAGTGGGATACGCGCCGCCCCTGCCCGAGCCTGCGCCCGCGCCGGGGGGATTTCGCTGGCCGACCTTGGCGGATTTGGAGTCCCTGGGCATGGGGCTCAAGGAATTTCTCGATACTGCCGAGGCCCGGTTGGTGGACGAGGCTTTGGCCCAAAGCGATGGAGTCAAAAATCGGGCGGCCGAACTTTTGGGCATCAAGCGGACCACGCTGATCGAAAAGCTCAAAAAACGCGAATAG
- a CDS encoding tetratricopeptide repeat protein, with product MLLAPLSAGAASYYWSRQPQHERLVFHFDTVMPPLDVARTSATEITVRLPQDIWSSESRPAPFDLTPSRLVAAVRVEERALVVKLRREDVHHLAYPLPRENNIVLELTRQPKNPPATNATNATNATDKNATAAGASSTAAGAAAPPAENTTAVQAASQADAPANHTTLAPRAQMPPPAADATETSGSRVRAAIAPAGPPPPSVHQVRSRIDAAATPERPGEVMAAAAPPTLAASSPFGPQQTGEVVPPAAPGVLQPATAPNASAAQSLDGAAKTAPPQETAASGASPGAGETPSQANATSINATAQSLPSAGPEPPAAAAPVRANASAENASSVQAAANATDAQRTAELENLFQTVQDTLARGDTRGALDGLEALRRSPELPDHLREEVLYTLAELRMKEAKGDMAGHYVAVREAFLEALHFNPSSARAPQALINLGYLNLAVGNEPEAKAYFDLLRRKYPQDFNVPFIDYYWGEYFARRGQWNQAADHFQAVIQQYPDSQPVLPSAVGLVRALAELGFWAKAWEIVDFVEKRWPRYYIDDPEFLSLAGQVAMNHDLLDAARERLWLYFNLMGDKGASADMALARIGDIYLRQNSPQAAKRIYEKAAAEFPDKEGGLIAMMRLAEEGIVDSPTLEGMAAVFDRPFSLRPERIYTDIVTRFPDSPLAPIARLKLAMWYLWTGRFDAAVTQGRRFLQDYPQHALASRTKDTIFTALTRWMTRDAEEENYRGIVTRFEANADMGARLLESDRLRLALAMAYLKLGQPEKTLEIARPFFFGTIAQGEFSLPALDLALAVLVDLGRWSDVVDLVSRVKDWNLGEARQRQVDYALALAFENLNQEKDALAIWRHLATDVELPPTQRGHALYFLARAAYAEGEWEQAYTAAQESLSLLLHKKSDPGKIRDTLGMLTDITENTGRLDEALMWAGEYERQLEPKSPQWAAWIYRKAQLERRLAREDAWRASLNALIDAAPDSLYARMARSDLAAAAIAERLDRLQ from the coding sequence GTGCTCCTCGCCCCGCTTTCTGCAGGGGCGGCCAGCTATTACTGGAGCCGTCAGCCCCAGCACGAGCGGCTCGTCTTCCACTTCGACACTGTCATGCCGCCCCTGGACGTGGCCCGCACCAGCGCCACGGAAATTACCGTGCGTCTGCCGCAAGACATTTGGAGCAGCGAGTCCCGGCCCGCGCCCTTTGACCTGACCCCATCACGCCTTGTGGCCGCGGTACGCGTGGAAGAGCGTGCCTTGGTGGTCAAGCTGCGGCGCGAGGATGTGCACCATCTCGCCTACCCGCTGCCGCGGGAGAACAACATCGTGCTGGAGCTGACGCGCCAGCCCAAAAATCCCCCGGCGACCAATGCCACCAATGCCACCAATGCCACGGACAAGAACGCGACTGCTGCGGGAGCCTCCTCCACCGCCGCGGGCGCTGCTGCGCCGCCTGCGGAAAACACCACTGCCGTGCAGGCGGCATCCCAGGCGGATGCTCCCGCCAACCACACCACGTTGGCCCCCCGCGCGCAAATGCCGCCACCTGCGGCAGACGCCACCGAAACATCCGGGAGCCGGGTGCGCGCCGCCATTGCCCCGGCAGGTCCTCCACCGCCGTCTGTGCATCAGGTGCGATCCCGCATCGATGCTGCCGCCACCCCGGAGCGCCCTGGCGAGGTGATGGCGGCCGCCGCGCCGCCGACTTTGGCCGCATCATCCCCCTTTGGACCCCAGCAAACGGGCGAAGTAGTCCCGCCTGCAGCGCCAGGGGTGCTGCAGCCAGCCACGGCACCCAACGCGTCGGCGGCGCAGTCCCTGGATGGGGCCGCAAAAACCGCGCCCCCGCAAGAGACGGCAGCGTCTGGCGCCTCCCCCGGTGCCGGAGAGACCCCGTCGCAAGCAAACGCAACCAGCATCAATGCCACGGCGCAGTCGCTCCCCTCGGCCGGGCCCGAACCGCCTGCCGCGGCGGCGCCGGTCCGCGCCAACGCCAGTGCGGAAAACGCTTCTTCTGTGCAGGCCGCAGCCAACGCCACGGACGCCCAGCGCACGGCGGAGTTGGAAAATCTCTTCCAGACCGTGCAGGATACCCTGGCCCGAGGCGACACTCGCGGCGCCCTCGACGGGCTGGAGGCATTACGCCGCTCTCCGGAGCTTCCGGATCACTTGCGCGAAGAGGTGCTCTACACCCTGGCCGAACTGCGCATGAAAGAGGCCAAGGGCGACATGGCCGGCCACTATGTCGCGGTGCGGGAAGCCTTTTTGGAAGCCCTGCACTTCAACCCCTCTTCCGCCCGTGCGCCGCAGGCCCTCATCAATCTGGGCTACCTGAACCTTGCCGTGGGCAACGAACCCGAGGCCAAGGCCTATTTCGACCTCTTGCGCCGCAAATATCCCCAGGACTTCAATGTTCCCTTCATTGATTACTATTGGGGCGAATATTTTGCGCGGCGAGGTCAATGGAATCAGGCCGCGGACCATTTCCAGGCCGTGATCCAGCAATATCCGGACTCCCAGCCGGTGCTCCCAAGCGCAGTAGGGCTGGTGCGCGCCCTGGCCGAACTGGGATTCTGGGCCAAGGCCTGGGAGATCGTGGACTTCGTGGAAAAACGCTGGCCCCGCTACTACATCGACGACCCGGAATTCCTCTCCCTGGCCGGGCAGGTGGCCATGAACCATGACCTGCTCGATGCGGCACGGGAACGGCTGTGGCTCTACTTCAACCTGATGGGCGACAAAGGTGCCTCCGCGGACATGGCACTCGCCCGCATCGGCGATATTTATCTTCGGCAAAATAGTCCTCAGGCCGCCAAAAGGATTTACGAAAAGGCGGCTGCCGAATTTCCGGACAAGGAAGGCGGGCTCATTGCCATGATGCGTCTGGCCGAGGAAGGCATCGTGGATTCCCCTACCCTGGAAGGCATGGCTGCGGTGTTCGACCGGCCCTTCAGCCTGCGGCCGGAGCGCATCTATACCGACATCGTCACCCGGTTTCCGGACTCGCCCTTGGCCCCCATTGCCCGCCTCAAGCTCGCCATGTGGTATCTCTGGACCGGCCGCTTTGACGCGGCCGTGACCCAAGGCCGCCGCTTTTTGCAGGACTACCCGCAGCACGCGCTGGCCTCCCGGACAAAAGACACGATCTTTACCGCCCTCACCCGCTGGATGACCCGGGATGCGGAAGAAGAGAACTATCGCGGCATCGTGACGCGCTTCGAGGCCAACGCCGACATGGGAGCGCGGCTTTTGGAAAGCGACCGCCTGCGTCTGGCCTTGGCCATGGCCTATCTCAAGCTCGGACAGCCCGAAAAGACCCTGGAAATCGCCCGCCCCTTCTTCTTCGGCACCATTGCCCAGGGCGAGTTCTCCCTGCCTGCCCTGGATTTGGCCCTGGCCGTGCTCGTGGATTTGGGCCGCTGGAGCGACGTGGTGGATTTGGTCTCCCGAGTGAAGGATTGGAATTTGGGCGAAGCGCGGCAGCGCCAGGTAGACTACGCCCTCGCCCTTGCCTTTGAGAATTTGAACCAGGAAAAAGACGCCCTCGCCATCTGGCGGCATTTGGCCACCGACGTGGAGCTCCCGCCCACGCAGCGGGGCCATGCCCTCTATTTTCTCGCTCGCGCCGCGTATGCCGAAGGGGAATGGGAGCAGGCATACACGGCTGCCCAGGAATCCCTTTCCTTGCTGCTGCACAAAAAGAGCGACCCCGGAAAGATTCGCGATACCTTGGGTATGCTGACGGATATTACGGAAAACACCGGCCGCCTCGATGAGGCCCTCATGTGGGCCGGGGAATACGAGCGCCAGCTGGAACCCAAGAGCCCGCAGTGGGCTGCCTGGATCTACCGCAAGGCTCAGCTCGAGCGGCGCCTTGCCCGGGAAGACGCCTGGCGGGCAAGCCTCAACGCCCTGATCGACGCGGCCCCGGATTCCCTGTATGCCCGCATGGCCCGCTCGGACCTTGCGGCCGCGGCCATTGCCGAACGTCTGGATCGCCTCCAGTAG